A single window of Lynx canadensis isolate LIC74 chromosome C2, mLynCan4.pri.v2, whole genome shotgun sequence DNA harbors:
- the SLC2A2 gene encoding solute carrier family 2, facilitated glucose transporter member 2 isoform X2 codes for MTKDKVTGTLVFAVVTAALGSFQFGYDIGVINAPQEVIISHYEYVLGIPLEDRKAINNYTINSTNDLPTIPYLRDSTPTSLAEEETTTSTSLITMLWSLSVSSFAVGGMIASFFGGWLGDQLGRIKAMLVANVLSLAGALLMGFSKLGPSHILIISGRSISGLYCGLISGLVPMYIGEIAPTTLRGALGTLHQLAIVTGILISQIVGLNFILGSHEQWHILLGLSALPAILQSLLLLFCPESPRYLYIKLDEEVKAKKSLKRLRGSDDVTKDITEMRKEKEEASSEQKVSIIQLFTNSSYRQSIIVALMLHMAQQFSGINAIFYYSTSIFQTAGISQPVYATIGVGAVNMVFTAISVFLVEKAGRRSLFLIGMSGMFVCAIFMSVGLILLKFCGPYVFFLFAGVVLAFTLFTFFKVPETKGKSFEEIAAEFRKKSGSAQAPKAAVEMEFLGASETV; via the exons ATGACAAAAGATAAG GTCACCGGGACTTTGGTTTTCGCTGTCGTCACAGCTGCACTAggttctttccagtttggataTGATATTGGCGTGATCAACGCACCTCAAGAG gTAATAATATCCCATTATGAATATGTTTTGGGTATTCCACTGGAAGACCGAAAAGCTATCAACAACTATACTATCAACAGTACAAATGACCTGCCCACAATCCCATACCTAAGGGATTCAACACCAACCTCTTTGGCGGAGGAAGAGACTACAACATCTACTAGCCTCATCACCATGCTCTGGTCCTTGTCTGTGTCTAGCTTTGCAGTTGGTGGAATGATTGCATCCTTCTTTGGTGGGTGGCTTGGAGACCAGCTTGGAAG aatcaaAGCCATGTTGGTAGCAAATGTTCTCTCATTAGCTGGAGCTCTCTTGATGGGGTTTTCCAAACTGGGACCATCTCACATTCTTATAATTTCAGGAAGAAGCATATCAGGACTCTATTGCG GGCTAATTTCAGGCTTGGTTCCAATGTACATTGGTGAAATTGCTCCGACCACACTCAGGGGCGCCCTTGGCACACTTCACCAGCTGGCCATTGTCACAGGCATTCTCATTAGTCAG ATTGTCGGCCTGAACTTCATCTTGGGCAGTCATGAGCAGTGGCATATCCTGCTTGGTTTGTCTGCTCTGCCAGCCATCCTCCAGTCTCTGCTGCTCCTCTTCTGTCCTGAAAGCCCCAGATACCTTTACATCAAGTTGGATGAGGAAGTCAAAGCAAAGAAAA GCTTGAAAAGACTCAGAGGAAGTGATGATGTCACCAAAGACATCActgagatgagaaaagaaaaggaagaagcatCAAGTGAACAAAAAGTCTCCATAATTCAGCTCTTCACCAATTCCAGCTACCGACAGTCTATTATAGTGGCATTGATGCTGCATATGGCCCAGCAATTTTCTGGAATCAATGCG ATATTTTACTACTCAACCAGCATTTTTCAGACTGCTGGAATCAGCCAACCTGTTTATGCAACCATTGGAGTTGGTGCCGTCAACATGGTTTTCACTGCTATCTCT GTATTCCTTGTGGAGAAGGCAGGGCGACGCTCCCTGTTTCTAATAGGAATGAGTGGGATGTTTGTCTGTGCTATCTTCATGTCCGTGGGACTTATACTACTG AAGTTCTGTGGACCTTATGTGTTTTTCCTCTTCGCTGGAGTGGTCCTGGCCTTTACtctgtttacatttttcaaagttcCGGAAACCAAAGGAAAGTCCTTTGAGGAAATCGCGGCAGAATTCCGAAAGAAGAGTGGCTCAGCCCAAGCGCCCAAAGCCGCCGTGGAAATGGAATTCCTTGGAGCCTCAGAGACTGTGTAA
- the SLC2A2 gene encoding solute carrier family 2, facilitated glucose transporter member 2 isoform X1 produces MTKDKVTGTLVFAVVTAALGSFQFGYDIGVINAPQEVIISHYEYVLGIPLEDRKAINNYTINSTNDLPTIPYLRDSTPTSLAEEETTTSTSLITMLWSLSVSSFAVGGMIASFFGGWLGDQLGRIKAMLVANVLSLAGALLMGFSKLGPSHILIISGRSISGLYCGLISGLVPMYIGEIAPTTLRGALGTLHQLAIVTGILISQIVGLNFILGSHEQWHILLGLSALPAILQSLLLLFCPESPRYLYIKLDEEVKAKKSLKRLRGSDDVTKDITEMRKEKEEASSEQKVSIIQLFTNSSYRQSIIVALMLHMAQQFSGINAIFYYSTSIFQTAGISQPVYATIGVGAVNMVFTAISVFLVEKAGRRSLFLIGMSGMFVCAIFMSVGLILLNKLAWMSYVSMVAIFLFVSFFEIGPGPIPWFMVAEFFSQGPRPAALAIAAFSNWTCNFIVALCFQYIAKFCGPYVFFLFAGVVLAFTLFTFFKVPETKGKSFEEIAAEFRKKSGSAQAPKAAVEMEFLGASETV; encoded by the exons ATGACAAAAGATAAG GTCACCGGGACTTTGGTTTTCGCTGTCGTCACAGCTGCACTAggttctttccagtttggataTGATATTGGCGTGATCAACGCACCTCAAGAG gTAATAATATCCCATTATGAATATGTTTTGGGTATTCCACTGGAAGACCGAAAAGCTATCAACAACTATACTATCAACAGTACAAATGACCTGCCCACAATCCCATACCTAAGGGATTCAACACCAACCTCTTTGGCGGAGGAAGAGACTACAACATCTACTAGCCTCATCACCATGCTCTGGTCCTTGTCTGTGTCTAGCTTTGCAGTTGGTGGAATGATTGCATCCTTCTTTGGTGGGTGGCTTGGAGACCAGCTTGGAAG aatcaaAGCCATGTTGGTAGCAAATGTTCTCTCATTAGCTGGAGCTCTCTTGATGGGGTTTTCCAAACTGGGACCATCTCACATTCTTATAATTTCAGGAAGAAGCATATCAGGACTCTATTGCG GGCTAATTTCAGGCTTGGTTCCAATGTACATTGGTGAAATTGCTCCGACCACACTCAGGGGCGCCCTTGGCACACTTCACCAGCTGGCCATTGTCACAGGCATTCTCATTAGTCAG ATTGTCGGCCTGAACTTCATCTTGGGCAGTCATGAGCAGTGGCATATCCTGCTTGGTTTGTCTGCTCTGCCAGCCATCCTCCAGTCTCTGCTGCTCCTCTTCTGTCCTGAAAGCCCCAGATACCTTTACATCAAGTTGGATGAGGAAGTCAAAGCAAAGAAAA GCTTGAAAAGACTCAGAGGAAGTGATGATGTCACCAAAGACATCActgagatgagaaaagaaaaggaagaagcatCAAGTGAACAAAAAGTCTCCATAATTCAGCTCTTCACCAATTCCAGCTACCGACAGTCTATTATAGTGGCATTGATGCTGCATATGGCCCAGCAATTTTCTGGAATCAATGCG ATATTTTACTACTCAACCAGCATTTTTCAGACTGCTGGAATCAGCCAACCTGTTTATGCAACCATTGGAGTTGGTGCCGTCAACATGGTTTTCACTGCTATCTCT GTATTCCTTGTGGAGAAGGCAGGGCGACGCTCCCTGTTTCTAATAGGAATGAGTGGGATGTTTGTCTGTGCTATCTTCATGTCCGTGGGACTTATACTACTG AATAAGTTGGCTTGGATGAGTTACGTGAGCATGGTAGCCATCTTCCTCTTTGTCAGTTTCTTTGAAATTGGGCCAGGCCCCATCCCCTGGTTCATGGTGGCGGAGTTCTTTAGTCAAGGACCGCGGCCTGCTGCTTTAGCAATAGCTGCATTCAGCAACTGGACCTGCAATTTCATTGTAGCTCTGTGTTTCCAGTACATTGCG AAGTTCTGTGGACCTTATGTGTTTTTCCTCTTCGCTGGAGTGGTCCTGGCCTTTACtctgtttacatttttcaaagttcCGGAAACCAAAGGAAAGTCCTTTGAGGAAATCGCGGCAGAATTCCGAAAGAAGAGTGGCTCAGCCCAAGCGCCCAAAGCCGCCGTGGAAATGGAATTCCTTGGAGCCTCAGAGACTGTGTAA